In a genomic window of Helianthus annuus cultivar XRQ/B chromosome 10, HanXRQr2.0-SUNRISE, whole genome shotgun sequence:
- the LOC110884634 gene encoding uncharacterized protein LOC110884634, with protein sequence MSFLTSLCIVLYLAHISSHTTAIPTPDGMLPNGNFELGPKPSNLKKTMIIGKYSLPKWEIKGIVEYISGGPQPGGFYFAVPRGTHAARLGNEASISQYVPVEAGSTYSLTFSATRTCAQDEKLMVHADGDSGELPIQTLYSTDGGDTYAYAFKAIRSTVKVTFHNPGIQEDPTCGPLLDAIAIKKMPPLKYSAGNFVKNGNFEIGPYVFKNFSTGVLLLPKIHDIISPLPGWIVESLKPAKYVDSRHFNVPSGLSAIELVGGRETAIAQIIRTIPNKFYRLTFVIGDAKNGCHGSMMVEAFAARETVKVRHESQGKGEFKTGVLKFKAISNRTRLTFYSAFYHTKLHDYGHFCGPVLDDVKVWFY encoded by the exons ATGTCTTTTCTAACTTCTCTTTGCATTGTTCTTTACTTGGCTCATATATCCTCTCACACTACTGCGATTCCTACTCCTGATG GCATGCTTCCAAATGGTAACTTTGAGCTAGGACCAAAACCATCCAACCTCAAGAAAACGATGATCATAGGTAAATACTCCTTGCCCAAATGGGAAATCAAGGGCATCGTAGAGTACATCTCGGGGGGGCCCCAACCAGGCGGGTTCTACTTTGCGGTCCCTCGTGGGACGCATGCAGCGAGGCTAGGTAACGAAGCTTCCATATCGCAATATGTACCTGTTGAGGCGGGTTCCACATACTCTCTCACATTTTCGGCCACACGAACATGTGCGCAAGACGAGAAGCTCATGGTGCACGCTGATGGCGACTCGGGCGAGCTTCCGATTCAGACGTTGTATAGTACGGATGGAGGGGACACTTATGCGTATGCTTTTAAAGCTATTCGTAGCACAGTGAAGGTTACATTTCATAATCCTGGGATACAAGAGGATCCCACTTGTGGTCCTCTTTTGGATGCCATTGCAATAAAGAAGATGCCACCATTGAAATACTCTgcag GAAATTTTGTGAAAAATGGCAACTTTGAAATCGGTCCATACGTCTTCAAGAATTTCTCAACCGGAGTCCTACTCCTCCCCAAAATACACGACATTATATCCCCATTACCCGGATGGATCGTTGAATCGCTCAAACCAGCTAAATACGTTGACTCAAGGCACTTTAACGTACCTTCGGGGCTATCCGCGATTGAGTTGGTTGGAGGCCGAGAAACAGCCATTGCGCAAATCATACGAACTATTCCTAACAAGTTCTATAGGCTAACATTCGTTATTGGTGATGCGAAGAATGGTTGCCACGGGTCCATGATGGTTGAGGCCTTTGCCGCTAGGGAAACGGTTAAAGTGAGACACGAGTCTCAAGGAAAGGGGGAGTTCAAAACCGGAGTTCTCAAATTCAAAGCCATTTCAAACCGGACACGACTAACGTTTTATAGTGCCTTTTATCACACAAAGCTACATGATTATGGTCACTTTTGTGGTCCTGTGTTAGATGATGTTAAGGTTTGGTTTTACTAG
- the LOC110881383 gene encoding BUD13 homolog has product MVATLWLTPRFQSMDHSTSGPDAQGIRCDNRTGGRLSKEQIKSLQKQDVKPKEIKLEWGKGLAQKWEAEARVHELELEKAKPFARTKDDHDLNNMHKGKARWGDPMAH; this is encoded by the exons ATGGTTGCCACCCTTTGGCTAACACCA AGGTTTCAAAGTATGGATCATTCTACAAGTGGCCCAGATGCTCAAGGCATACGCTGTGACAATAGAACTGG GGGACGTTTGTCCAAGGAGCAGATCAAATCACTTCAAAAGCAAGATGTGAAGCCAAAG GAGATAAAATTGGAATGGGGCAAAGGTCTAGCTCAAAAGTGGGAAGCAGAAGCAAGAGTGCATGAATTAGAACTCGAGAAGGCCAAACCCTTTGCAAGGACAAA AGATGATCATGATCTTAACAATATGCACAAGGGCAAAGCAAGATGGGGCGACCCGATGGCACATTAG